Genomic DNA from Thiohalorhabdus denitrificans:
CGCGTGCCGGAGTCGTCCACGTAGGACCAGCCGCGATCCTTCTGCCGGGCGTGGAAATCGCGTATGCGCGCCGCCGCTCCCTCCAGGGCCTCGCGCTGCTCGGCGGGGATCCGCTCCAGGGCCGCTTCCATGCGATCCCGGCTGATCTCCAGGGAGGCCATGGTGGAGTGCTCCACCCGATCGAACTGGTGGGTGTAATCCAGCACCGCCGCGTCGCCCTCGTCGCGCACCCGGTCGAGGATGGCGCGGACCGTGGCCTCCACCTCGCGGTCCGCCTCCTCCTCCCAGGCCAGCAGGGCGTCCAGGTCGCGGGAAAAGTTGCTGTCCGTGCTGTCCAGGCGGCGGATGTTCATGGCTCGCTCCGGCTTTTATCCCGTTGTAGGAGGGGCGCCCTCGCCCCGCCCCTTACCCGGCCTGCGCGGTGCATCGCGGCGGCCACGCCGCTACCTCGGGCCCTACGGCCCTGAAATCGTGGCTTCGCGTGCGCCTCAGGAGGCCTTGTCCTCCAGCACCCCGGCCAGGCTGTCGATCAGGTCGGAGACCAGGGGATGCTTGAGCTTGAGGGCGGCCTTGTTCACCACCAGGCGGCTGGAGATGCCGAACAGGGTCTCCACCTCCACCAGGCCGTTCTCCTCGAGGGTTCGGCCGCTGCTCACCAGGTCCACGATGCGGTCCGCCAGCCCCACCAGGGGCGCCAGCTCCATGGAGCCGTAGAGCTTGACGATCTGGGTCTGGACCCCCTGGCGGGCGAAGAAGTCCCGGGTAATGTTCGGGTACTTGGTGGCGATCCGCACCCGGTCCCAGCGGCTCGGGTCGTCCCCCGCGGCCATCCCCTCGGGCTCGGCCACCACCATGCGGCACTTGCCGATGCCCAGGTCCAGGGGCTCGTAGAGGTCGGCCCCCTGCTCCAGGAGCACGTCCCGCCCCGCCACGCCCACATCGGCGGCGCCGAACTCAACGTAGGTGGGCACGTCGGTGGCGCGGACGATGACCAGCTCCACCCCGGGGCGGTTGGTGCCCACCACCAGCTTGCGCGAGGCGTCCGGGTCCTCGCTGGGACGGATGCCCACCCGCTCCAGCAGGGGCAGGGTGTCCTCCAGGATGCGGCCCTTGGACAGGGCGATGGTCAGCTTGGCATCGAGCATGGGGAGGCTCTTTTTAGTGAGAAACATTCTAACCGCCAAGTACGCCAAGCGCGCCAAGAACGGCACAAGCGAAAAACAAAAAAGAAGTTTAAATTCGTTTGAAAATCAGGCTATAGCATTCCTGGAAAGCGGCCTCTCCAAAAAAGATGGATAGCCTTTTTCTGTTTTCTACTTGGCGTTCTTGGCGTCCTTGGCGGTTCAATCCGTGACGTTTTTCACGCAGGCATGCGGCGCACGTCCGCGCCGAGCAGGGCCAGCTTCTCCTCGATGCGCTCGTAGCCGCGGTCGATGTGGTAGATGCGCTCCACCACCGACTCTCCTTCCGCCACCAGCCCGGCCAGCACCAGGCTGGCCGATGCGCGCAGGTCGGTGGCCATCACCGGGGCGCCGGTGAGGGTCTCCACCCCCTGCACGATGGCGGTATTGCCGGAGAGCTCGATGTCCGCGCCCATGCGCTGGAGCTCCTGGACGTGCATGAAGCGGTTCTCGAATACGGTCTCGGTGACCGTGGAGCCGCCCTCCGCCAGGGTGTCCAGGACCATGAGCTGGGCCTGCATGTCCGTGGGGAAGCCCGGGTAGGGCTGGGTGCGCAGGTTCACCGCCCGCGGGCGGCGGTCCATCTGCACCCGCACCCAGTCGCCGCCCTCGGTGACCTCGGCGCCCATCGCCCGCAGCTTCTCGCTCACCGCCTCCACGTGGTCGGGCTCGGCGTTGCGCAGGGTGACGTCGCCGCGGGTCAGGGCGGCGGCGGC
This window encodes:
- the hisG gene encoding ATP phosphoribosyltransferase, with product MLDAKLTIALSKGRILEDTLPLLERVGIRPSEDPDASRKLVVGTNRPGVELVIVRATDVPTYVEFGAADVGVAGRDVLLEQGADLYEPLDLGIGKCRMVVAEPEGMAAGDDPSRWDRVRIATKYPNITRDFFARQGVQTQIVKLYGSMELAPLVGLADRIVDLVSSGRTLEENGLVEVETLFGISSRLVVNKAALKLKHPLVSDLIDSLAGVLEDKAS